The proteins below are encoded in one region of Sulfolobus islandicus Y.N.15.51:
- a CDS encoding DNA-directed DNA polymerase gives MIKDFFILDFSYEIKDNIPLIYIWSIDDEGNSCVVVERNFKPYFYLVYEGNGDEIIENIRKNCEVLLITKVKRKYLGNVVDALLVQTSTPTQIKRCREKISRINGIKSIFDADIRFTMRYSIDFDLRPFTWFKAEVSEVKLEGFRTKKVYILDKILSHYEGKIPELRAIGIDFQIYSKYGSLNPRKDPIVVLSLWSKEGSMQFSLDESMDDLKIIRKFVDYILNYDPDIIYVFDVDVFHWKYITERANSLGVKIDIGRKIGSEVSQGTYGHYSISGRLNVDLVGLLMNERLTGHVDLIEVANYLGISPRRDSLNWYEISRYWDDEKNRDLVKQYSLENAKSIYLLGNFLLSPYSELVKITGLPLDKLSVASWGNRIEASLIRTAAKSEELIPVRMDNPNRSLKIKKTVIEPKIGIYSDAYVLDISSVYLSVIRKFNIGPDTLVKGQCDDCYVSTISNYKFKREPSSLYKTFLEELSNIQDIRKLEVIEELMSSFYDYIHWINSRWYSREIASAVDELSYEIVKLVIDLIKNSGFEAILANDLLVFVKGGSGDKLNELIFKINSLYDLNLKVRKIYRSLLILGNDRYAGLLEGDKIDIARIGKEDMDLCELVRNVKRKVVEEILISKDVKKAVKLVKSAVIKLRRGEFNIRELITWVHIEKDLSEYDKQLAFVVAARKAIQSGYLISKDSRIGYLIVKGHGSVHDRAEPFFFVKEKNRIDIEYYVDQLLRESLKVLTPLGVSEESLKKTNITDILDMFGASKKK, from the coding sequence ATGATTAAGGATTTCTTTATATTAGACTTCTCTTATGAAATCAAAGATAACATTCCACTAATTTACATTTGGAGCATTGATGATGAAGGGAACAGTTGCGTAGTAGTAGAGAGAAATTTTAAACCATATTTTTACCTCGTATATGAGGGTAATGGGGATGAAATAATTGAAAACATAAGAAAGAATTGTGAGGTTCTCCTAATTACTAAAGTTAAAAGGAAATACTTAGGTAATGTTGTAGATGCTCTACTTGTTCAAACTTCCACACCTACTCAAATTAAGAGGTGCAGAGAAAAGATCAGTAGGATAAATGGTATAAAAAGTATTTTCGATGCGGACATAAGGTTTACTATGAGATATTCAATAGATTTCGATCTAAGACCATTTACTTGGTTTAAGGCTGAAGTAAGTGAGGTAAAGCTGGAGGGTTTTCGCACAAAAAAAGTATATATTTTAGATAAAATTCTTTCGCACTATGAGGGTAAGATACCAGAATTAAGGGCTATTGGGATCGATTTTCAGATCTATAGTAAATATGGATCCTTGAACCCTAGAAAAGATCCAATAGTTGTTTTGAGCTTGTGGAGCAAGGAAGGTAGCATGCAGTTTAGTTTAGACGAAAGCATGGATGATCTTAAAATTATAAGGAAATTCGTTGACTACATATTGAATTATGACCCCGATATAATATATGTCTTTGACGTAGACGTCTTTCATTGGAAATATATTACAGAAAGAGCCAATTCGTTAGGAGTGAAAATAGATATAGGAAGGAAGATAGGCTCTGAAGTGAGTCAAGGTACCTATGGGCACTACTCGATTTCAGGGAGACTTAACGTAGATTTAGTTGGTCTACTAATGAATGAGAGATTAACTGGTCATGTAGATTTGATTGAAGTAGCGAATTATTTAGGTATATCTCCTAGGCGTGACTCCTTAAATTGGTATGAAATTTCAAGATATTGGGATGACGAGAAGAATAGAGATCTAGTCAAACAATATAGTTTAGAAAATGCTAAATCCATTTATCTATTAGGCAACTTTCTATTATCGCCTTATAGTGAACTGGTTAAGATAACTGGTCTACCTTTAGATAAATTATCAGTAGCTAGTTGGGGAAATAGGATCGAGGCTTCACTAATAAGGACCGCTGCAAAATCTGAGGAATTAATCCCAGTTCGAATGGATAATCCTAATCGTTCTTTAAAAATAAAGAAGACCGTTATTGAACCAAAGATTGGTATCTATAGCGATGCTTATGTTCTTGATATATCATCAGTTTATCTATCAGTAATAAGGAAATTCAATATAGGTCCAGATACTCTAGTCAAAGGGCAGTGCGATGATTGTTATGTGTCCACAATCTCTAATTACAAATTTAAGAGAGAACCGTCAAGTCTTTATAAAACATTTCTGGAAGAATTAAGTAATATTCAAGATATTAGAAAATTAGAGGTAATTGAAGAATTAATGTCATCATTTTATGATTATATTCATTGGATAAATTCAAGATGGTACTCAAGAGAGATTGCAAGTGCGGTAGACGAGTTAAGTTATGAAATAGTTAAGTTGGTTATAGATCTAATTAAAAACTCAGGTTTCGAAGCGATTTTAGCTAATGACCTTTTAGTATTTGTGAAAGGAGGATCTGGAGATAAACTGAATGAATTAATATTTAAGATAAATAGCCTATACGATCTTAACCTTAAGGTAAGGAAGATCTACAGATCATTATTAATCTTAGGTAATGATAGGTATGCAGGGTTATTAGAAGGAGATAAGATAGATATTGCAAGAATAGGTAAAGAGGATATGGATCTTTGTGAATTGGTTAGGAATGTAAAAAGAAAAGTTGTAGAAGAAATATTAATTAGTAAAGATGTTAAGAAAGCAGTAAAGTTAGTTAAGTCTGCTGTAATCAAGTTGAGGAGAGGGGAATTTAATATTAGGGAATTAATAACTTGGGTTCATATAGAAAAAGATCTTAGCGAGTACGATAAACAACTAGCTTTTGTAGTTGCTGCAAGAAAAGCTATTCAATCTGGTTATTTAATATCTAAAGATTCAAGAATAGGTTATCTTATAGTAAAGGGTCATGGTAGTGTTCATGATCGTGCAGAACCTTTTTTCTTTGTCAAGGAGAAAAACAGAATAGATATAGAATATTACGTTGATCAACTACTCAGAGAATCTCTAAAGGTACTCACACCTTTAGGAGTAAGTGAGGAGAGTTTGAAAAAAACTAATATAACTGATAT
- a CDS encoding mRNA surveillance protein pelota gives MRILEFDEKRQAAKLHIESEDDLWILHLILEKGDKVVAKTTRDIGLGKESRRIPMTIVLKVDYTEFQEFTNRLRIHGIIEDAPERFGIRGAHHTINLDIGDEIIIIKQQWNKYALDKLKKQADKRSKIIIALVDFDEYLIAIPFEQGIKILSEKSLRSLNEEEGIIEQNALEVATELAEYVKQYNPDAILLAGPGFFKEEVAKKVNNILKNKKVYIDSVSSATRAGLHEILKRDIIDKIMSDYEIAIGAKKMEKAMELLAKQPELVTYGLEQVKNAVEMGAVETVLLIEDLLSSNNQERLAIERILEDIENKRGEIILVPKESPIYFELKNLTGILAILRFRIN, from the coding sequence GTGAGGATATTAGAATTTGATGAGAAACGCCAAGCAGCCAAACTACATATAGAGTCAGAGGACGATTTATGGATTTTACATTTAATTCTAGAAAAAGGTGATAAAGTAGTAGCTAAAACTACCCGAGATATAGGATTGGGAAAGGAGAGTAGAAGAATACCAATGACCATTGTCCTTAAAGTAGATTATACAGAGTTTCAAGAGTTCACAAATAGATTACGAATTCATGGAATAATAGAAGATGCTCCTGAAAGATTTGGAATAAGAGGAGCTCATCATACTATTAATTTAGATATAGGAGATGAGATTATTATTATAAAACAACAATGGAATAAGTATGCGTTAGATAAACTTAAGAAGCAAGCTGATAAGAGAAGCAAGATAATAATTGCATTGGTAGATTTTGATGAGTATTTAATTGCAATACCATTTGAGCAAGGGATAAAGATACTCTCGGAGAAATCATTAAGATCATTAAATGAAGAAGAAGGAATAATAGAGCAAAATGCGTTGGAGGTTGCAACGGAGCTTGCAGAGTATGTGAAACAATACAATCCAGATGCTATACTACTAGCTGGGCCTGGATTCTTTAAAGAGGAAGTTGCTAAAAAAGTAAATAATATTTTAAAAAATAAGAAGGTTTATATTGATAGCGTATCATCGGCCACTAGGGCTGGTCTTCATGAGATATTGAAGAGAGATATAATAGACAAGATAATGTCAGATTATGAGATTGCAATAGGAGCTAAGAAAATGGAAAAGGCTATGGAACTTTTGGCGAAACAACCAGAACTAGTGACCTATGGCTTGGAACAAGTGAAGAATGCTGTCGAAATGGGTGCTGTAGAAACAGTTTTACTGATCGAAGACCTATTATCTTCAAACAATCAAGAAAGGCTAGCAATTGAAAGAATTCTTGAGGATATAGAAAATAAAAGGGGGGAGATAATATTAGTGCCTAAAGAATCGCCAATCTATTTTGAATTAAAGAATCTTACTGGTATATTAGCTATTCTTAGATTTAGAATAAATTAG
- a CDS encoding radical SAM protein, translating into MTIIGNPEIGLYTGKLPKGCELCRLGGKLVLFITGECDDNCYYCPVSDDRFGKNRIFANETEVKDAMDVIYEAYRMKALGAGITGGDPILEIGRVIEIIDKLKNEFGSDFHIHLYTTGRYVNDDVMKELVSAGLDEIRFHPVKELYLNAVKIALKYDIDVGLELPAIPNEGYKIVRLVKWAEENNVKFVNLNELELNARNYLNLNSKGLHAKHGITGVEGSFDTALDVLKKFEEDKKITVHYCSSVYKDLVETRTRFFRIIKYNSKPYEEYTNEATIVRAIVKTNHKIPSLENFGEFNGSNEYSVSPSIIKDLLNEYTDLIDEIYIVEEHPDSRRLRVGEKLIYSKSKNS; encoded by the coding sequence TTGACCATTATAGGAAATCCAGAGATAGGACTATACACTGGAAAATTACCTAAAGGATGTGAACTCTGTAGGTTAGGAGGTAAATTAGTCCTCTTTATCACTGGCGAATGCGATGACAACTGCTATTATTGTCCCGTAAGTGATGACAGATTTGGAAAAAATAGGATATTTGCAAATGAGACTGAAGTAAAAGACGCTATGGACGTCATATATGAGGCATATAGGATGAAAGCTCTAGGTGCGGGAATAACTGGTGGTGATCCTATTCTTGAAATAGGTAGAGTAATTGAGATTATTGACAAACTAAAGAATGAATTCGGTTCGGATTTTCATATTCATCTTTACACTACTGGACGTTATGTTAATGACGATGTAATGAAGGAGCTGGTTAGTGCAGGGCTGGATGAGATACGTTTTCACCCAGTAAAAGAGCTATATCTAAATGCAGTAAAGATAGCTTTAAAGTACGATATTGATGTAGGTTTAGAATTACCAGCTATTCCGAACGAGGGGTATAAAATTGTCAGATTAGTTAAATGGGCTGAGGAAAATAATGTTAAGTTTGTAAATTTAAATGAGCTAGAGCTAAATGCTAGGAACTATTTGAATCTAAATAGTAAAGGTCTTCATGCTAAACATGGAATAACGGGAGTAGAAGGTAGTTTTGATACTGCCTTAGATGTTCTAAAAAAATTTGAAGAAGACAAAAAGATTACTGTCCATTATTGTAGTTCTGTTTATAAAGATCTGGTGGAAACTAGAACTAGATTTTTTAGAATAATCAAATATAATTCAAAACCCTATGAGGAGTATACTAATGAGGCCACAATTGTAAGAGCTATAGTTAAGACCAACCATAAGATTCCCTCATTGGAGAATTTTGGTGAGTTTAATGGTTCAAATGAATACTCTGTTTCGCCAAGTATTATCAAAGATCTATTAAATGAGTACACTGATTTAATAGACGAAATTTATATAGTTGAGGAGCACCCTGATTCACGAAGATTAAGAGTAGGAGAGAAGCTAATTTATTCTAAATCTAAGAATAGCTAA
- a CDS encoding nucleotidyltransferase domain-containing protein yields the protein MQIDYTERHWKILNGKRKIAIEILSLLKQYGMEGYVYGSVARGDVNEKSDVDVIVFNPNQIVLDTLNVNHKYIVQATPNSAPKAYLSIDEEETIVISFPLGRLRRNEIEFYSFGGLVDLKDLLENRRVPGVNKKLMLIIPTENGHMEIPLEGNEDYVSKLLKISLDTIMERKRLLTKRIERGHTGIFLRYDLSGNESIYDAFNKMYKSNKFFKRMVDV from the coding sequence GTGCAAATAGATTATACGGAGCGTCATTGGAAAATCTTAAATGGCAAGAGAAAGATAGCCATTGAAATACTTTCACTCTTGAAACAATATGGGATGGAAGGCTATGTTTATGGTTCTGTTGCTCGTGGTGATGTGAATGAGAAAAGCGACGTAGATGTTATAGTATTTAACCCTAATCAAATCGTATTGGATACACTTAATGTAAATCATAAGTATATCGTTCAAGCTACACCAAATTCCGCGCCTAAGGCATATTTATCAATAGATGAAGAAGAAACTATAGTTATTTCCTTTCCATTGGGCAGATTAAGGAGAAATGAGATTGAGTTTTATTCATTTGGCGGTCTAGTAGATTTAAAGGATCTTCTAGAAAATAGAAGAGTCCCTGGCGTTAATAAGAAACTAATGCTAATAATCCCAACTGAAAACGGTCATATGGAAATTCCATTGGAAGGAAATGAGGATTACGTTTCAAAACTTCTTAAGATTTCACTAGATACTATAATGGAGAGAAAAAGGTTATTGACTAAGAGAATTGAGCGAGGACACACTGGCATTTTTTTGAGATATGATTTAAGCGGTAACGAAAGTATTTATGACGCATTTAACAAGATGTATAAGTCCAACAAATTTTTCAAGAGGATGGTAGATGTCTGA
- a CDS encoding site-2 protease family protein, protein MTLRIIYLHIFLISKYIIRFVDQIYLAVTIFLSFWLIIYVFRRKLEKYNLTVYPFFILWRKKAREYWFPRFSRSKGYKVYEKIALPLGFLLMIAGISTILYVIIEMLTIKPNQTPTIALKPIIPGLTISISQLPYILLAIGVSVAIHEIFHALSATSNNVKVKNGGVLLLGIFPGAFVEPDEDDFNKSTTDAKLKIIAAGIVINLVLALIALPFSFELPYLPSELSQGIMIEGIVNNSPAANASIHAGDVICYINGYRVTTLSQLHELLYKYNTVFITLKHPNGTLSNVTVNVLDHLLGVYVTYYIPDYLIAILTFFTWLFIVNFSLAIFNAAPLIITDGGKLFTELLKRVLGESNGEKISYYLQSLFFLIFIFAIFLSNRPLG, encoded by the coding sequence ATGACGCTCCGTATAATCTATTTGCACATCTTTTTAATTTCTAAATACATTATTAGATTTGTGGATCAAATATACCTAGCTGTAACGATATTCTTATCCTTTTGGCTAATTATCTATGTTTTTAGAAGAAAACTAGAGAAATATAACCTAACAGTTTATCCATTTTTTATATTATGGAGGAAAAAAGCCAGGGAATATTGGTTTCCTAGATTTTCCAGATCAAAAGGTTATAAAGTTTATGAAAAAATTGCCCTACCTTTAGGTTTTTTACTTATGATAGCTGGAATTTCAACAATATTATATGTAATAATAGAAATGCTGACCATCAAACCCAATCAAACTCCGACAATAGCGCTAAAACCAATAATTCCAGGTTTAACGATAAGTATTTCCCAGTTACCCTACATATTACTAGCTATAGGAGTTTCAGTAGCTATACACGAGATTTTTCATGCATTGTCCGCCACATCAAATAATGTAAAGGTAAAAAATGGAGGAGTTCTATTACTTGGAATATTTCCTGGAGCATTTGTAGAACCAGACGAAGATGATTTTAATAAATCCACAACTGATGCAAAACTTAAAATAATTGCTGCAGGAATAGTGATTAACTTGGTTTTAGCACTAATAGCACTTCCGTTTTCCTTTGAACTTCCATATTTACCTTCAGAACTATCTCAAGGAATAATGATAGAGGGAATAGTTAATAACTCTCCGGCTGCTAATGCATCAATTCATGCCGGTGATGTGATATGCTATATAAATGGTTATCGTGTAACAACATTATCCCAGCTTCATGAACTTCTTTATAAATACAATACCGTCTTTATAACTCTTAAACATCCTAATGGTACTTTGAGTAATGTAACTGTTAACGTACTTGATCACCTTTTGGGAGTGTATGTAACGTATTATATTCCAGATTATTTGATTGCAATTTTAACGTTCTTTACATGGCTATTTATAGTGAATTTCAGCTTAGCTATATTTAATGCTGCACCCCTTATAATAACGGATGGAGGAAAACTCTTCACTGAATTATTAAAGAGAGTACTGGGAGAAAGTAACGGCGAAAAAATTTCATATTATTTACAGTCACTATTCTTCTTGATCTTTATATTTGCAATATTTCTCTCTAATCGTCCTCTAGGATAA
- the lysS gene encoding lysine--tRNA ligase: MNWDERRIKIVEELRKNGIEPYPHKYEITHLIKDIKLLASSQGNKSHEPFMFNISTAGRVANIRRHGKASFVDIFDEGEKLQIYMRVDELKEKYDRFFTYVGRGDIIGVRGDLFYTMKGELSLLVKDYQLLSKALIEPPDWSKLSPEFRYAHRYVDFLYNDSARKAMEIRYMIIREIREFLYSKGFIEVETPIVQPVYGGALAKPFKTHVNYLNEDWYLRIALELYLKRYIIGGFNKVFEIGKVFRNEDIDVTHNPEFTLLELYWAYADYNDIMNLTEDLLKSVIKRVTNSTKVAYGKYEIDFEAPFKRISMYDSLSEILGKNVENMSDDELKELMKKYNLIPRGNQYVRGLMIEKLFDKLVTPTLTNPTFITDYPIETTPLCKPHRNKPGLVERFEMFIAGMEIANAYTELNDPILQDKLFREEQEMFRRGDEEAHPYDKDFVRALSYGMPPTGGLGIGIDRIVMLVTNNYSIKEVIPFPMISSKVILEDD, translated from the coding sequence ATGAACTGGGACGAAAGGAGAATAAAAATCGTTGAAGAATTAAGAAAAAATGGCATTGAGCCATATCCTCATAAATACGAAATAACACATTTAATCAAAGATATTAAGCTTCTTGCATCATCACAAGGTAACAAATCCCATGAGCCATTTATGTTTAATATATCTACAGCAGGGCGTGTAGCTAATATCAGAAGGCATGGAAAAGCATCATTTGTAGATATATTTGATGAAGGTGAGAAATTACAAATATATATGAGGGTTGATGAGCTTAAAGAGAAATATGACAGATTCTTCACATACGTTGGTAGAGGGGATATAATAGGTGTAAGAGGTGATTTATTTTATACCATGAAGGGAGAATTAAGCCTACTCGTAAAGGATTACCAATTATTATCGAAAGCCCTTATAGAACCTCCAGATTGGTCTAAACTTTCCCCAGAATTTAGATATGCGCATAGATATGTGGATTTCCTCTATAATGATAGTGCTAGGAAGGCTATGGAAATAAGATATATGATCATAAGAGAAATTAGAGAGTTTCTCTATTCTAAAGGCTTTATTGAAGTTGAAACGCCTATTGTTCAACCAGTATATGGTGGGGCATTAGCAAAACCGTTTAAAACACATGTAAATTACTTAAACGAAGATTGGTACTTAAGAATAGCATTAGAATTGTACTTAAAAAGGTATATAATAGGCGGATTTAACAAAGTTTTCGAAATAGGAAAGGTCTTTAGAAACGAAGATATTGATGTAACTCATAACCCTGAGTTTACTCTCTTAGAGCTCTATTGGGCATACGCTGACTACAATGATATAATGAATTTAACTGAAGATCTACTTAAAAGTGTGATCAAAAGGGTTACAAATAGTACTAAGGTAGCATATGGAAAATATGAAATAGACTTTGAAGCTCCCTTCAAGAGAATCAGTATGTATGATTCTTTATCTGAAATTTTAGGCAAGAACGTTGAAAATATGAGTGATGATGAACTTAAGGAGCTAATGAAAAAATATAATCTAATTCCTAGAGGAAACCAGTATGTTAGAGGTCTAATGATAGAGAAATTATTCGATAAACTAGTTACACCCACTTTAACCAACCCAACCTTTATAACTGATTATCCAATAGAGACTACACCCCTTTGTAAACCACATAGGAATAAACCTGGACTAGTAGAAAGATTCGAGATGTTCATAGCAGGCATGGAGATTGCAAATGCGTACACGGAACTGAATGATCCTATATTACAAGATAAACTATTTAGAGAAGAACAAGAGATGTTTAGAAGAGGAGATGAGGAGGCTCATCCTTACGATAAGGATTTTGTAAGGGCCTTGAGTTATGGAATGCCACCTACTGGAGGTTTAGGTATTGGTATAGATAGAATAGTTATGTTAGTGACAAATAATTACAGCATCAAAGAAGTTATTCCTTTCCCCATGATAAGTAGTAAGGTTATCCTAGAGGACGATTAG
- the rpl7ae gene encoding 50S ribosomal protein L7Ae: MSKASYVKFEVPQDLADKVLEAVRKAKESGKIKKGTNETTKAVERGQAKLVVIAEDVQPEEIVAHLPLLCDEKKIPYVYVSSKKALGEACGLQVATASAAILEPGEAKDLVDEIVKRVNEIKGKTSS; encoded by the coding sequence ATGTCAAAAGCTAGTTATGTTAAGTTTGAAGTACCGCAAGATCTAGCAGATAAGGTATTGGAGGCAGTAAGAAAAGCTAAGGAAAGTGGAAAAATAAAGAAAGGTACAAATGAGACAACAAAAGCAGTAGAAAGGGGACAAGCTAAATTAGTAGTTATTGCTGAAGATGTACAACCAGAGGAAATAGTTGCACACTTACCATTGCTATGCGATGAGAAAAAGATACCTTATGTGTACGTTTCCTCTAAAAAAGCTTTAGGTGAAGCTTGTGGGTTGCAAGTGGCTACAGCATCTGCTGCTATCTTAGAGCCTGGCGAGGCTAAGGATTTAGTTGACGAAATAGTTAAGAGAGTAAACGAAATTAAAGGTAAAACTTCAAGTTAA
- a CDS encoding DUF1122 family protein: MSELNGVSLSLYYKLEVRDLKNTHIKELVSFNLVLNDGSQIGKCNYFSGRGYYTPWLEIDYYPILRNENLEENFFKVIYNFLSPGGKLFVTYIRDNETREMLYKGTHPVETPLGLSLLLAGFTWFKDWYFPEGGNEGFPKLQSNKPLNGYEGVRQLEVIREEIKNVNIIKRIDELIDHYRKSRDRTIHWKIT; encoded by the coding sequence ATGTCTGAGCTTAATGGAGTAAGTCTTAGTTTATATTATAAGTTAGAAGTAAGAGATTTGAAAAATACTCATATAAAGGAACTTGTATCATTTAATCTTGTATTAAACGATGGTAGTCAAATAGGTAAATGTAATTACTTTAGCGGCAGGGGTTACTATACTCCTTGGTTAGAGATAGACTACTATCCTATTCTAAGAAATGAAAATCTAGAGGAAAATTTTTTCAAGGTTATATATAACTTCCTCTCTCCAGGAGGAAAACTATTTGTAACCTACATTAGGGATAATGAAACCCGTGAGATGCTATATAAGGGCACTCACCCTGTTGAGACTCCTCTAGGTTTATCATTATTATTAGCAGGCTTCACTTGGTTTAAAGATTGGTATTTTCCGGAGGGTGGTAACGAGGGCTTTCCTAAGCTACAGTCAAATAAGCCCCTTAATGGTTATGAGGGAGTCAGACAGCTAGAGGTAATAAGAGAAGAAATTAAAAACGTGAATATCATTAAAAGGATAGATGAGTTAATTGACCATTATAGGAAATCCAGAGATAGGACTATACACTGGAAAATTACCTAA
- the rimI gene encoding ribosomal protein S18-alanine N-acetyltransferase, translating into MVIITDATEADLGQIFQIETESFDDPYPYSLLRTYLFLANKLYLVAKEGEKIIGYIIGIIQYGYRGHIVSIAVEPAYRKKGIGTKLLSEIEERFKLNGAKYSYLEVNINNLPAISFYQENGYLIMYIRRNYYGRSKHAFVMIKNLYYKFLD; encoded by the coding sequence ATGGTAATTATAACTGATGCAACAGAGGCGGATTTAGGTCAGATATTCCAGATAGAGACGGAAAGCTTTGACGATCCGTATCCCTATTCGTTATTAAGGACATATTTGTTTCTTGCGAATAAACTTTACTTGGTTGCAAAAGAAGGAGAGAAAATAATAGGGTATATAATAGGCATAATTCAATATGGCTATAGAGGGCACATCGTTTCAATAGCTGTAGAACCCGCATACAGAAAGAAGGGTATTGGCACCAAACTTCTGAGTGAGATTGAGGAAAGATTCAAGTTGAATGGAGCGAAATACTCATATTTAGAAGTCAATATTAATAACTTGCCAGCAATTTCCTTTTATCAAGAAAACGGTTATCTTATAATGTATATCCGTAGGAATTATTATGGAAGAAGTAAGCACGCGTTTGTGATGATAAAGAATTTATACTATAAATTTTTAGATTAA